The following coding sequences are from one Salvia hispanica cultivar TCC Black 2014 chromosome 3, UniMelb_Shisp_WGS_1.0, whole genome shotgun sequence window:
- the LOC125209411 gene encoding uncharacterized protein LOC125209411 — MLGAGVQFNRSRNGDDRFSTAAKARRSQNFTRVQSPSDELPTAESSSVCNLERFLESIAPSVQAQYLSKMTMPRDWRICNIEFQPYFLLSDLWVAFKEWSAYGAGVPLLLNDRDSVIQYYVPYLSGIQLYGNLSMSTTKLSRLGEESDGESFRDSCSDGSSDSELDRVDSGGKSPREGFSSDDGESGSSEGSLLFEYLARDQPYCREPLADKISDLARDFPELTTLKSCDLLPSSWLSVAWYPIYRIPTGPTLKDLDACFLTFHSLHTPMTGNEAVHPLVVTPPSESDGVSQISLPAFGLASYKYKVSLWTPNSGNQPELANSLMQAADDWLNSLHVHHPDFSFFCRR; from the exons ATGTTGGGGGCAGGAGTGCAGTTTAATAGGAGTAGAAACGGCGACGATCGGTTTTCCACCGCCGCCAAGGCACGTCGGAGCCAAAATTTCACGAGAGTTCAGAGCCCGAGCGATGAGTTGCCGACGGCTGAATCGTCGTCTGTTTGTAATCTGGAGAGGTTTTTGGAATCAATCGCTCCTTCGGTCCAGGCGCAGTATTTATCTAAG ATGACAATGCCCAGGGACTGGAGAATATGTAATATTGAGTTTCAGCCATACTTTTTGCTTAGTGATTTATGGGTGGCATTCAAGGAATGGAGTGCTTATGGCGCGGGAGTACCTTTGCTACTAAATGACAGGGATAGCGTGATTCAGTATTACGTTCCATATTTATCAGGCATTCAATTGTATGGCAACCTTTCAATGAGTACGACAAAGTTGAG TCGACTTGGTGAAGAAAGTGATGGAGAATCTTTTAGGGATTCTTGTAGTGACGGGAGCAGTGACAGTGAACTAGACAGAGTTGATTCAGGTGGCAAGTCTCCCAGAGAAGGCTTTTCAAGTGATGATGGCGAATCTGGAAGCTCAGAGGGCAGCTTGTTGTTTGAGTATCTTGCACGGGATCAACCATATTGTAGAGAGCCTTTGGCAGACAAG ATATCTGATCTAGCTCGTGACTTCCCCGAACTTACCACTCTGAAAAGTTGTGATCTGCTTCCTTCCAGTTGGCTTTCTGTGGCCTG GTACCCAATTTACAGAATACCAACTGGGCCAACTCTCAAAGATTTGGATGCTTGCTTTCTAACCTTCCATTCTCTTCATACCCCCATGACAG GAAATGAGGCTGTGCATCCTCTAGTCGTCACTCCTCCATCCGAAAGTGATGGTGTTTCACAGATTTCGCTGCCGGCTTTTGGCCTCGCCTCATACAAATATAAGGTTTCACTATGGACTCCAAATTCAGGAAATCAGCCCGAATTAGCAAATTCTCTCATGCAAGCTGCTGATGATTGGCTGAACTCACTCCATGTCCACCACCCAGATTTCTCATTCTTCTGCCGTAGGTAA
- the LOC125209420 gene encoding non-specific lipid-transfer protein 2-like yields the protein MNTKIASLAILALAMLALAQVEVATAVTCNPLQLSPCAAAITSGGKPSTACCAKLKEQRPCLCQYMRNPNLQKFIKSPGAKKVSSACNIPYPKC from the coding sequence atgaacacCAAAATAGCAAGCCTAGCAATTCTTGCACTAGCAATGCTAGCCCTGGCCCAAGTGGAGGTGGCCACCGCCGTGACGTGCAACCCGCTGCAGCTCAGCCCGTGCGCGGCCGCAATCACGTCGGGAGGGAAGCCGAGCACCGCCTGCTGCGCCAAGCTCAAGGAGCAGAGGCCGTGCCTGTGCCAGTACATGAGGAATCCCAATCTACAGAAGTTCATCAAGTCCCCTGGTGCAAAGAAAGTGTCTAGTGCTTGTAACATTCCCTACCCTAAAtgctaa